One Paraburkholderia caffeinilytica DNA segment encodes these proteins:
- a CDS encoding autotransporter, translated as MSDIHAVPQHPLRTPDAEAAETTGTTGAPAHQPGGAPAVPPTGAPQARPLVDETLLGRLGNTLSRTGARLRASKFDISTALSQTSQHGKPFAPADFTANGERYPAKPVAASNAAGTPLAKSERQIRQALGKTARSSSTASSSAARLAAEHGNESENDISAIPLDAVAGEAALRDYVGRQLPGSPGDLLAQGELSHRLAALSGPAAATDTHRGALLAQALHGAHIGDARSANEVLDALEHLDFAQMHTARSTTPAEAGAWQVARTLARTDAGFDALNQLRHHGRPPPGDASTQLAQRMMLQAADALDPPRHGTGPAQDPAPAAVAARSAPAAGTPLNETPLAWQAYDAASTLTTQGRGALSADQKGAFFAWRQNFREDGRGSELSQARERLNKFSAKTIDRVGENRWKTFLPRLVGKLSSPLSALRFGTQGVPRKTVGTEQGKLDAAMRETLAPLCERPEMRAASALSHARPEQSIAELAALHVWLESGGFPNGKLDADQLHKVTERAQQLCAELQPRDVASPATLERLQTETARWANTDPHTLARSKPFRSIAKQTFNLERLASWGKVAKVPADSPFWTHVSDLKDKARPPAPAANADSADAVRQTLKEVAHDLQSSSRLRLTDGRRIGLSTRGLSANLSKVLHTGGVPMAPRLDLRASKSREAVVELSRGTHGVEMFVGTAKTQVRHAGVGVLVGYDMDVGLTQLRAGLTTQAVLHSQELSEPSGVSLRVARRVNPNGTGYEDSAMREKLEGIIDHVFDETTEAHGANSGGSRGTWNRLAERYFDDPDVSISWTDTVARTVKRGASADVGLSVTVPKIGSPFRAGANLGIGYEKTAKQTLDSNEQSGRMQIEQHRVGAGSRLIGRLSGTVSATQPVGAKATSVGVGLVSLDAPSATMTFNDDSHLAKVQLVREDGVLMHRACLLDTEYSSAETYTRALDASRDQWVDLFMEQVHAEQEGERQEARLNGRPEPQLPAARTLAEQRLDRHLGDVKANRRPNQTYFHRYRLRRGAAQQLDMLAAMSKQLPPGEAVAGRAKIDEKVNGILNEPASWMAVELKVKERTTSTQSPGLNFALQLNTQTSATGDRELFAESIPFALLDRLDS; from the coding sequence ATGTCCGACATCCACGCCGTACCGCAGCACCCGCTCCGCACGCCCGATGCCGAAGCGGCTGAAACGACCGGAACGACCGGAGCGCCCGCTCATCAGCCTGGCGGCGCACCCGCGGTGCCGCCCACGGGCGCGCCGCAGGCCCGGCCGCTGGTCGACGAAACGCTGCTGGGCAGGCTCGGCAACACGCTGTCGCGCACCGGCGCACGGCTGCGCGCGAGCAAGTTCGATATCAGCACCGCGCTCTCGCAAACAAGCCAGCACGGCAAGCCGTTCGCGCCCGCCGATTTCACCGCGAATGGCGAGCGTTATCCCGCCAAGCCGGTGGCGGCGTCGAACGCGGCGGGCACGCCGTTGGCGAAGAGCGAGCGGCAAATCCGCCAGGCGCTCGGCAAGACGGCGCGGTCTTCGTCCACTGCGTCTTCCTCGGCGGCACGACTTGCCGCGGAGCACGGGAACGAAAGCGAAAACGACATATCGGCGATTCCGCTCGACGCGGTGGCCGGCGAAGCCGCGCTGCGCGACTATGTGGGCCGTCAACTGCCGGGCTCTCCCGGCGACCTGCTCGCCCAGGGCGAGCTTTCGCATCGGCTGGCCGCGCTGAGCGGCCCCGCTGCCGCCACGGACACGCATCGCGGCGCACTGCTCGCCCAGGCGTTGCACGGCGCCCATATCGGCGATGCGCGCAGTGCCAACGAGGTGCTCGACGCTCTCGAACACCTCGATTTCGCGCAGATGCACACGGCCCGCTCGACGACGCCGGCCGAAGCCGGCGCATGGCAAGTCGCTCGCACGCTGGCGCGCACCGACGCCGGTTTCGACGCGCTCAACCAGTTGCGCCATCACGGACGGCCGCCGCCCGGCGATGCGTCGACGCAGCTCGCCCAGCGGATGATGCTGCAAGCCGCCGACGCGCTCGATCCGCCCCGCCACGGCACGGGCCCGGCGCAGGACCCCGCGCCGGCCGCGGTCGCCGCGCGCTCGGCGCCCGCGGCCGGCACGCCGCTGAATGAAACCCCGCTTGCATGGCAGGCTTACGACGCGGCGTCGACACTGACCACGCAAGGCCGCGGCGCGCTCAGCGCCGATCAGAAAGGGGCGTTTTTCGCGTGGCGCCAGAATTTTCGCGAGGACGGACGCGGCAGCGAGTTGTCGCAGGCACGCGAACGTCTGAACAAATTCTCGGCGAAGACGATCGACCGCGTCGGCGAAAACCGATGGAAGACGTTCCTGCCGCGGCTCGTCGGCAAACTCAGCTCGCCCTTGTCGGCGCTGCGCTTCGGCACGCAGGGCGTGCCGCGCAAAACCGTCGGCACCGAGCAGGGAAAGCTCGATGCGGCCATGCGCGAAACGCTGGCGCCGCTGTGCGAGCGTCCCGAGATGCGCGCCGCTTCGGCCCTTTCGCATGCCCGCCCGGAACAGTCGATCGCAGAACTCGCGGCGCTGCATGTCTGGCTCGAGTCGGGCGGCTTTCCGAATGGCAAGCTCGATGCCGATCAGTTGCACAAGGTCACGGAACGCGCGCAGCAATTGTGCGCGGAGTTGCAACCGCGCGACGTCGCGTCGCCCGCGACGCTCGAGCGCCTGCAAACCGAAACCGCGCGCTGGGCCAACACCGATCCGCACACGCTCGCGCGCAGCAAACCGTTCCGGTCGATCGCGAAACAGACCTTCAATCTGGAACGGCTCGCCTCGTGGGGCAAGGTCGCGAAGGTACCCGCCGATTCGCCGTTCTGGACCCATGTTTCGGACCTGAAGGACAAAGCACGGCCACCCGCGCCGGCCGCCAATGCGGACAGCGCCGACGCGGTCCGGCAAACGCTCAAGGAGGTCGCGCACGATCTGCAATCGAGCTCGCGCCTGCGTCTTACCGACGGCCGCCGCATCGGGCTGAGCACGCGCGGGTTGTCGGCGAATCTCAGCAAGGTGCTGCACACCGGCGGCGTGCCGATGGCACCGCGCCTCGATCTGCGTGCGTCGAAGAGTCGTGAAGCCGTGGTCGAATTGAGCCGCGGCACGCACGGCGTCGAGATGTTCGTCGGCACCGCGAAAACGCAGGTGCGGCATGCGGGCGTCGGCGTGCTGGTCGGCTACGACATGGATGTCGGGCTGACCCAGTTGCGCGCCGGATTGACCACCCAGGCCGTGCTGCACTCGCAGGAGTTGTCCGAACCGAGCGGCGTGTCGCTGCGCGTGGCACGCCGCGTCAATCCGAACGGCACCGGTTACGAAGATAGCGCGATGCGCGAAAAACTCGAAGGCATCATCGATCATGTCTTCGACGAAACGACCGAGGCGCACGGCGCCAATTCGGGCGGCTCGCGCGGCACCTGGAACCGGCTCGCCGAACGTTATTTCGACGACCCCGATGTGTCGATCAGCTGGACCGACACCGTGGCGCGCACCGTCAAACGCGGGGCCTCCGCCGATGTCGGCCTGTCCGTGACGGTGCCGAAAATCGGCTCGCCGTTTCGCGCCGGCGCCAACCTCGGCATCGGTTATGAGAAGACCGCGAAGCAGACGCTCGATTCGAACGAGCAAAGCGGGCGCATGCAGATCGAGCAACATCGCGTCGGCGCCGGCTCGCGTCTGATCGGGCGGCTGAGCGGCACCGTCAGCGCGACGCAGCCGGTCGGCGCGAAGGCGACGAGCGTGGGTGTGGGACTCGTCTCGCTCGACGCGCCGTCCGCGACCATGACGTTCAACGACGACAGCCACCTCGCCAAAGTGCAGCTGGTGCGCGAGGACGGCGTGCTGATGCATCGCGCGTGCCTGCTCGACACGGAGTATTCGAGCGCCGAAACCTATACGCGCGCGCTCGATGCGAGCCGCGACCAGTGGGTCGATCTGTTCATGGAGCAGGTGCATGCCGAGCAGGAAGGCGAGCGTCAGGAAGCAAGGTTGAACGGCCGGCCCGAGCCGCAGCTACCGGCGGCGCGCACGCTCGCGGAACAACGGCTCGACCGGCACCTGGGCGATGTGAAGGCGAACCGGCGGCCGAATCAGACTTACTTCCACCGCTACCGGTTGCGGCGCGGCGCGGCGCAACAACTCGACATGCTCGCGGCGATGTCGAAGCAATTGCCGCCTGGCGAGGCCGTTGCGGGACGCGCGAAGATCGATGAAAAGGTGAACGGCATTCTCAACGAACCGGCCTCGTGGATGGCGGTTGAATTGAAGGTCAAGGAACGCACGACCAGCACGCAGAGCCCCGGTTTGAATTTCGCGCTGCAATTGAATACGCAGACGAGCGCGACGGGGGACCGCGAGCTGTTTGCGGAGAGCATTCCGTTTGCGCTGCTGGATCGGCTGGATAGCTGA
- a CDS encoding VOC family protein — MFKSLQRFRSVALLCAAVLIGVSRASSAFAEAGPPEVSAGKTALAARQPDVSVGAQYDTTHVYVASADLDAFVTSFLATFGGKASPRAVFTVTPTPSRTASQYVQTPVGMLSVFGFETPIPYPFGSERTGYLVTRIDQAVSAARAAGANVLVDTFDDPIGKDAIIQWPGGLTMQLYWHTKAPNYAPLQSVPDNRVYVSRYEANNFVRRWLHFSHGKVVSDNPRANAGVIGRPGETIREIRIDSGFGRMVVFVTDGKLPYPFGRETTGYAVDDLAQTLERAQAAGAKVLYAPYGSEAGKTAVLEFPGGYIAEVHDGRQ; from the coding sequence ATGTTCAAGTCGCTTCAACGCTTTCGTTCAGTCGCGCTGCTTTGTGCCGCGGTATTGATCGGCGTGTCGCGGGCTTCGTCCGCATTCGCCGAGGCGGGGCCACCGGAGGTGTCGGCGGGCAAAACCGCGCTTGCGGCCAGACAACCCGACGTATCGGTCGGCGCGCAGTACGACACGACCCATGTGTATGTGGCCTCGGCCGATCTCGACGCGTTCGTCACCAGCTTCCTCGCCACCTTCGGCGGCAAGGCGTCGCCGCGCGCGGTGTTTACGGTGACGCCTACGCCGAGCAGGACGGCATCGCAGTATGTGCAGACGCCGGTCGGCATGCTGTCGGTATTCGGCTTCGAAACGCCGATTCCGTATCCGTTCGGCAGCGAACGGACGGGCTATCTGGTCACCCGTATCGATCAGGCGGTGAGTGCCGCGCGTGCCGCAGGTGCGAATGTTCTTGTCGACACATTCGACGATCCGATCGGCAAGGACGCCATCATTCAATGGCCGGGCGGCCTGACGATGCAACTCTACTGGCACACCAAGGCGCCGAACTATGCACCGTTGCAGAGCGTGCCGGACAACCGCGTGTACGTGTCGCGCTACGAGGCGAACAACTTCGTGCGCCGCTGGCTGCACTTCTCGCACGGCAAGGTGGTGTCGGACAACCCACGCGCGAATGCCGGCGTGATTGGCCGGCCGGGCGAGACGATCCGGGAGATTCGTATCGACTCGGGCTTCGGCCGCATGGTGGTGTTCGTCACGGACGGCAAGCTGCCGTACCCGTTCGGACGCGAGACGACAGGCTACGCCGTGGACGATCTGGCGCAGACGCTCGAGCGCGCGCAAGCGGCCGGCGCGAAGGTCTTGTATGCACCGTATGGCAGCGAAGCGGGCAAGACCGCCGTACTCGAATTCCCGGGGGGATACATTGCCGAAGTCCACGATGGCCGGCAATGA
- a CDS encoding HD domain-containing protein codes for MTKRIAGVDIPDGAMAQAATDQIRATESELMFHHALRSFLFGALTGSRENLIFDADLLYVGVLFHNVGLNVQYRYSRHRFEVDGANAARDFMRQHGVAESAIQEVWVAIALHTTPCIPGYMSPLIALVSAGVQMDIRGACYDEFTAQQRDEIVLAYPRESGFKKKIIEAYARGMQYRPETTFGTVNADVLDRCDPNYRRLNFCGLVLGCDWPN; via the coding sequence ATGACGAAACGCATTGCGGGCGTTGATATTCCCGACGGTGCGATGGCTCAGGCGGCGACCGATCAGATCCGCGCCACGGAATCCGAGTTGATGTTTCATCACGCGTTGCGGTCGTTTCTGTTCGGCGCGCTGACCGGCTCTCGCGAGAATCTGATTTTCGACGCCGACCTGCTCTACGTCGGCGTGCTGTTTCATAACGTCGGTCTGAATGTGCAGTACCGGTATTCGCGCCATCGGTTCGAAGTGGACGGCGCGAATGCCGCGCGTGATTTCATGCGGCAGCACGGCGTTGCCGAGAGCGCGATCCAGGAAGTATGGGTTGCGATCGCACTGCACACGACGCCGTGCATTCCCGGGTACATGTCGCCGCTTATCGCGCTGGTGAGCGCCGGCGTGCAGATGGACATTCGCGGCGCCTGCTACGACGAATTCACCGCGCAACAGCGCGACGAAATCGTGCTGGCGTATCCGCGCGAATCCGGCTTCAAGAAGAAAATCATCGAAGCCTATGCGCGCGGCATGCAGTATCGTCCGGAGACGACTTTCGGCACCGTGAACGCCGACGTGTTGGACCGGTGCGATCCGAACTATCGCCGCCTGAATTTCTGCGGACTGGTGCTGGGATGCGACTGGCCGAATTGA
- a CDS encoding winged helix-turn-helix domain-containing protein, with translation MICIGPLQVDLAGRELFRDGQPLRLGSRAFDMLAVLIAANGALVSKNDILKQVWPDTFVEENNLQVHMSALRKVLGESRGLIQTVSGRGYRLVLRHPLAAHSRTGVRDDELEAASETRQERAVPTNLPANLSALVGREQAMNDVALALASTRHVTLIGSGGIGKTRLAVEVARSLLQHYPDGVYLVSLASTSDANSVLAMFAASVGVKAATGPLTLARVSKELSERRVLFVLDNCEHVLGPAAELAETLLNANPSASILATSREPLRVVDEQLYWVASLEVPAQDEESQDVLQRSAVKLFLARARSIDARFSSDERSIHLTGTVCRRLDGIPLAIELAAARAAILGIETLADHLDDRFNMLTGGNRTALPRHQTLKATLDWSHALLDDTERATLRGLGIFVNGFTLDAAIAVVGGGALRELDVIAAVSGLVEKSLVVTQVERGKARYRLLETTRAYALQKLDDNGERRVATLNHARYFAGLLECETSDHADPASSCSDSWHRRMRELLDDLRAALGWALSPKGDEALGEVLAVKVTSLFYELSLVDECCAWARRALGTVAAAHQGSRSSRHLRMRMQLLATLGGALVYVSGPNRETLGIWAEVLATAIALGDQAFEARALWGMWNAGQSSGAARNALAFAQRFASLASESGDAMSAILGYRLLGTASHYVGDQQQARGALEQFLQHVDSLQHRLLLGQSVDQRVVGRATLARVLWLQGFVDQALVLAEECVAAACSQGQAIVTCYVLVEAEIPLALLSGERDRAARAIVVLQDVSRCAGLSVSQACCRCFAEYLRSLDETGPERVHAFRAALNDLESLEYGAPRALLAAQYSLALGRAGQRRAGLATVARALAQCDEAGDHWYTVELRRIHGELLLMEYAGEPPFGDVATDAEACLIAALEESLAQGARSLQLRTATSLGRLWHEQGRNMEAMQVLNAACARLTEGFDWDDFKAARQVLRIATEAGKQASTPDTVSQGG, from the coding sequence ATGATCTGCATTGGCCCGCTTCAGGTGGACCTCGCCGGCCGAGAACTCTTTCGCGACGGCCAACCACTGCGGCTTGGCAGCCGCGCCTTCGACATGCTTGCCGTACTGATTGCAGCCAACGGCGCGCTGGTGTCGAAGAACGACATACTCAAACAGGTGTGGCCGGACACATTTGTTGAGGAGAACAATCTTCAGGTGCACATGTCCGCGCTACGCAAGGTGCTGGGCGAAAGTCGCGGACTCATCCAGACCGTGTCGGGACGAGGCTACCGGCTGGTACTGCGTCATCCTTTGGCGGCGCATTCCCGTACCGGCGTTCGTGACGACGAGCTTGAGGCGGCAAGCGAAACGAGGCAGGAGCGCGCTGTTCCCACCAATCTGCCGGCCAATTTGTCGGCGCTGGTCGGGCGCGAGCAAGCGATGAACGACGTCGCGCTGGCGCTTGCTTCGACGCGTCACGTGACGCTGATCGGCTCCGGCGGTATCGGCAAAACGCGTCTGGCGGTCGAGGTCGCGCGCAGTTTGCTGCAGCACTATCCTGACGGCGTCTATCTGGTCTCGCTCGCATCCACGTCCGACGCGAACAGTGTGCTCGCGATGTTCGCCGCCAGCGTCGGCGTGAAAGCGGCGACCGGTCCGCTTACGCTTGCACGAGTGAGCAAAGAGCTCAGTGAACGGCGTGTGCTGTTCGTACTCGACAATTGCGAGCATGTGCTCGGGCCCGCTGCCGAGCTCGCCGAAACGCTATTGAACGCCAATCCGTCCGCCAGCATTCTCGCGACCAGCCGGGAGCCGCTGCGCGTCGTCGACGAGCAGCTGTATTGGGTTGCTTCGCTGGAGGTGCCTGCTCAGGACGAGGAGAGCCAGGACGTGCTGCAGCGTAGCGCCGTCAAGTTGTTCCTGGCACGCGCACGTTCGATCGACGCGCGTTTTTCGTCCGACGAGAGAAGTATCCATCTGACCGGCACGGTATGCCGTCGGCTCGACGGTATTCCGTTGGCGATCGAACTGGCGGCGGCGCGCGCGGCGATACTCGGCATCGAGACGCTCGCGGATCATCTCGACGACCGCTTCAACATGCTGACGGGCGGCAATCGCACCGCGTTGCCACGGCACCAGACCTTGAAGGCGACGCTCGACTGGAGCCATGCGTTGCTCGACGATACTGAGCGCGCGACGTTGCGCGGGCTCGGCATCTTCGTCAACGGCTTCACGCTGGACGCGGCGATTGCCGTGGTCGGCGGCGGCGCGCTGCGCGAACTCGACGTGATCGCGGCGGTGTCGGGGCTCGTCGAAAAGTCGTTGGTGGTCACGCAGGTGGAGCGTGGCAAAGCGCGCTACCGGCTGCTGGAAACCACGCGTGCCTACGCGCTGCAGAAGCTCGACGACAACGGCGAGCGTCGCGTTGCCACGCTCAATCACGCGCGCTACTTCGCGGGCTTGCTGGAGTGCGAAACGTCCGACCATGCAGACCCCGCGAGCTCGTGTTCCGACTCGTGGCATCGGCGGATGCGCGAATTGCTCGACGATTTGCGCGCGGCGCTCGGCTGGGCGCTGTCGCCGAAAGGCGACGAAGCGTTGGGCGAAGTGCTGGCTGTGAAAGTCACGTCGCTTTTCTACGAGCTGTCGCTGGTCGACGAATGTTGCGCCTGGGCAAGGCGCGCGCTCGGCACAGTGGCGGCGGCTCACCAGGGCTCGCGCTCCAGCCGGCATCTGCGCATGCGTATGCAATTGCTGGCGACGCTTGGCGGCGCGCTCGTGTACGTCAGCGGACCGAACCGGGAAACACTCGGTATCTGGGCAGAGGTGCTCGCAACGGCGATCGCGCTCGGCGACCAGGCGTTCGAAGCCCGCGCGTTGTGGGGCATGTGGAACGCGGGCCAATCGTCCGGCGCCGCGCGCAATGCGCTGGCGTTCGCGCAGCGCTTTGCTTCGCTGGCTTCCGAGTCGGGCGACGCGATGAGTGCGATTCTCGGCTACCGGTTGCTGGGCACTGCGTCGCATTACGTGGGCGATCAACAACAGGCGCGCGGGGCACTCGAACAGTTTCTGCAGCACGTGGATAGCTTGCAGCATCGCCTGCTGCTGGGACAGTCGGTCGATCAGCGGGTGGTCGGCCGCGCGACGCTTGCACGCGTGCTGTGGTTGCAGGGTTTCGTCGATCAGGCACTCGTCCTGGCGGAGGAGTGCGTGGCCGCCGCGTGCAGTCAGGGCCAGGCGATCGTCACGTGCTACGTGCTTGTCGAGGCGGAGATTCCGCTGGCGCTGCTGTCCGGCGAGCGGGACCGGGCGGCTCGGGCGATCGTGGTGTTGCAGGACGTGTCGAGGTGCGCCGGCTTGAGCGTGTCGCAAGCGTGCTGTCGATGTTTTGCTGAATACCTGCGCTCACTGGACGAAACCGGCCCGGAGCGCGTGCATGCCTTCCGTGCGGCGTTGAACGATCTCGAATCGCTGGAGTACGGTGCGCCGCGCGCGCTGCTCGCCGCACAGTACAGCCTCGCACTCGGGCGCGCCGGGCAGCGGAGAGCGGGGCTCGCCACGGTGGCGCGCGCATTGGCGCAGTGCGACGAAGCCGGCGATCATTGGTATACGGTCGAACTCAGACGCATCCACGGCGAGTTGCTATTGATGGAATATGCCGGCGAGCCGCCATTCGGCGACGTGGCGACGGATGCAGAGGCTTGCCTGATCGCGGCGCTCGAGGAGTCGCTGGCGCAAGGCGCCCGCTCGCTGCAATTGCGTACCGCAACGAGCCTAGGGCGGCTCTGGCATGAGCAAGGCCGGAACATGGAAGCCATGCAGGTGTTGAACGCCGCATGCGCCAGGCTGACGGAGGGTTTCGATTGGGACGACTTCAAAGCCGCGAGACAGGTGCTGCGGATCGCCACCGAAGCGGGCAAGCAGGCCAGCACGCCGGACACAGTCAGCCAGGGCGGCTAG
- a CDS encoding DUF1427 family protein, with protein sequence MGYIISLGVGFGIGLLYWLLKVQSPAPPLIALAGLLGMVLGEHAIPVVKAQFFAQTQTVQVAVQVAEQMKEGSSHNDNG encoded by the coding sequence ATGGGATACATCATTTCACTCGGTGTCGGCTTTGGAATAGGACTTCTCTACTGGCTGCTCAAGGTGCAGTCGCCGGCGCCGCCGCTCATCGCGCTCGCCGGCCTGCTCGGCATGGTGCTGGGCGAGCACGCGATACCGGTGGTCAAGGCGCAGTTCTTTGCCCAGACGCAAACGGTTCAGGTCGCGGTTCAGGTCGCGGAGCAGATGAAGGAGGGCAGTTCACACAATGACAATGGATAA
- a CDS encoding LysR family transcriptional regulator yields MNLSFEVLQVLDAIDRTGTFASAAETLHKVPSSLTYLVQKLELDLGVKLFDRSGRRATLTHAGRVVVEEGRRLLEAAEDLERKAKRIQHGWESDLHIAVDEIIPFELLWRHVDQFYKLGLDTRLRLSKEVLGGSWDALLTRRADLIVGAAGDPPPIPNLVAKPIGSLRHVFVVAPHHPLASVAEPLTLDIVARHRAVAIGDTSRKLAPRTIAIAANQEVLTVPTLEAKLAAQIKGLAAGTIPECLAVEPLLQGELVKKEVLGMRDVTHFYLAWRDDESGKALRWWVEQLDRPDLIGEAAQQRMLHG; encoded by the coding sequence ATGAACCTATCTTTTGAAGTCCTGCAGGTGCTCGATGCGATCGATCGAACCGGCACCTTTGCGAGTGCGGCCGAAACGCTTCACAAGGTCCCGTCTTCGTTGACCTATCTGGTTCAGAAACTCGAACTCGATCTTGGCGTCAAGCTGTTCGACCGTTCCGGCCGGCGTGCGACGCTCACGCATGCGGGGCGCGTGGTGGTCGAAGAAGGCCGCCGTCTGCTGGAGGCCGCGGAAGATCTCGAACGCAAGGCGAAGCGAATCCAGCATGGCTGGGAATCCGATCTGCACATCGCCGTCGACGAGATCATTCCGTTCGAGTTGCTGTGGCGCCATGTCGACCAGTTCTACAAGCTCGGGCTGGACACGCGGCTGCGTCTGTCGAAAGAAGTGCTGGGCGGTTCATGGGACGCGCTCCTGACGCGTCGCGCCGACCTGATCGTCGGCGCCGCGGGCGACCCGCCGCCGATTCCCAATCTGGTCGCCAAACCAATCGGTTCGCTGCGGCATGTGTTCGTGGTGGCGCCGCATCATCCCCTTGCGTCCGTCGCGGAACCGCTGACGCTGGATATCGTCGCCCGGCATCGCGCGGTCGCGATCGGCGACACGTCCCGCAAGCTCGCGCCGCGCACAATCGCGATCGCCGCCAACCAGGAAGTCCTGACGGTGCCGACGCTCGAAGCCAAGCTCGCCGCGCAGATCAAGGGCCTGGCGGCGGGCACGATCCCGGAGTGTCTCGCCGTCGAGCCGCTGCTCCAGGGCGAGCTCGTGAAAAAGGAAGTGCTCGGCATGCGCGACGTCACGCATTTCTATCTTGCGTGGCGCGACGATGAGAGCGGTAAGGCCTTGCGCTGGTGGGTCGAGCAACTGGACCGGCCGGACCTGATCGGCGAAGCGGCGCAACAGAGGATGTTGCACGGATAA
- a CDS encoding alginate export family protein — protein sequence MAGNEYSVPPPKPRDASRCRRRHAALRSVRALLVGTSLAAALPASAADTALGGADDTSTTSSATATLAGASTSCARPAILFNRWQENWSALANPCVPEAPLDSLKYIPLFGNPDAYISLGMVLRERLEINDAPLFGLGSGRDDTYLLQRLEVHADVHLGPHVQFFVQFEDARPYGKDNVTPVDKNPLDLRQGFVAVTEPLGPGTFKFRVGRQEMAFDLQRFISVRDGPNVRQAFDAIWADYETGPWRWIAYATQPVQYRDNADFDDVSNRDLTFSGVRVERKDVGPGDLSAYYSRYNRSNAHFLDATGDEHRDVFDARYSGNVKPVDWDVEAMVQSGHVGSKTIGAWAVGSLAGYTLTGAPWTPRLGIQVDAASGDRHPGDGRVGTFNPLFPNGYYFALAGYTGYANLIHVKPTLTLKPNGKLTLLAGVGLQWRETTADAVYQQGSAVVPGTAGHGSPWTGFYTQLRADWAVTANLAAALEAVHFQIGPSLRELGARNADYVGVELKFGW from the coding sequence ATGGCCGGCAATGAGTACAGCGTGCCGCCGCCGAAACCTCGCGATGCAAGCCGATGCCGGCGGCGCCATGCCGCGCTGCGCTCAGTCCGCGCCTTGCTGGTCGGCACGAGCCTGGCTGCCGCGCTGCCGGCATCGGCGGCGGATACGGCGCTGGGCGGCGCCGACGATACCAGCACCACGAGCAGCGCGACGGCGACGTTAGCTGGCGCGAGTACGTCGTGCGCGCGGCCTGCGATCCTGTTCAACCGCTGGCAGGAAAACTGGTCGGCGTTGGCCAATCCGTGCGTGCCGGAAGCGCCGCTCGATTCGCTCAAGTACATTCCGTTGTTCGGCAATCCCGACGCGTATATCTCGCTCGGCATGGTGCTGCGCGAGCGGCTGGAGATCAACGACGCGCCGCTCTTCGGTCTCGGCTCGGGCCGTGACGACACCTACCTGCTGCAACGTCTGGAAGTGCATGCGGACGTGCACCTCGGCCCCCACGTGCAGTTCTTCGTGCAATTCGAGGACGCGCGCCCGTACGGCAAGGACAACGTGACGCCGGTCGACAAAAACCCGCTCGACTTGCGCCAGGGGTTTGTCGCCGTCACCGAGCCGCTCGGGCCGGGCACCTTCAAGTTCCGGGTGGGGCGCCAGGAAATGGCCTTCGACTTGCAGCGCTTCATCTCCGTGCGCGACGGTCCCAACGTGCGCCAGGCGTTCGACGCGATCTGGGCCGACTATGAAACCGGTCCATGGCGCTGGATCGCCTACGCGACGCAGCCGGTGCAGTATCGCGACAACGCGGATTTCGACGATGTCTCGAATCGGGATCTGACCTTCAGCGGCGTGCGCGTGGAGCGCAAGGACGTCGGCCCGGGCGATCTGTCCGCGTACTACTCCCGCTATAACCGGAGCAACGCGCACTTTCTCGATGCGACCGGCGACGAACATCGCGACGTATTCGATGCGCGCTATTCCGGCAACGTCAAACCTGTCGACTGGGACGTCGAGGCGATGGTTCAGTCGGGCCATGTCGGCAGCAAGACGATCGGCGCATGGGCGGTGGGGTCGCTCGCGGGCTATACGCTGACGGGCGCGCCGTGGACGCCGCGGCTCGGCATTCAGGTGGACGCCGCGTCGGGCGACCGTCATCCCGGAGACGGCCGTGTCGGCACGTTCAACCCGTTGTTCCCGAATGGCTATTACTTCGCGCTGGCCGGCTATACAGGCTATGCCAACCTGATTCACGTGAAGCCGACACTTACCCTCAAACCGAATGGCAAGCTGACGCTGCTGGCCGGCGTGGGTCTGCAATGGCGCGAGACCACCGCGGACGCGGTGTACCAGCAAGGCTCGGCGGTCGTGCCTGGCACGGCGGGGCACGGCAGTCCATGGACCGGTTTCTATACGCAACTGCGCGCTGACTGGGCGGTCACCGCGAATCTTGCCGCGGCGCTCGAAGCCGTGCATTTTCAGATTGGACCGTCTTTGCGCGAACTGGGCGCTCGTAACGCGGACTACGTCGGCGTCGAACTCAAATTCGGCTGGTAG